The genomic window CCTGCACCCCCGCACCGAGCGCGAAGTCGGCATCCAGCGTGATGGTCCCATTCCGGAGCACGGCTGCGCGCTCCCGGTCCCTCGTGCGGCTGTGCAGGGCGGACAAGCCGACGGTCACTTTATCGCGGCCGACCACGTGGAACGACAGCTCGGTCGTCGCGTCATCGGTTCCGGGCGGTTCGTCCCCGTATCCGGCCTCGCGCCCGATGGTGTGCCCTAGACTCCAGTTCCACATCGGATAGGAAAAATCGGCGGAAACCGACAGCACGCGCATGCGGCGCAGAGCACCCTGCACGAGACCGGCTCCCGAAAGGACGACATCCTGGTCGAGACCGACCCAGCTCAAGGACCAGGTCGGTTCTCCGTACCATGGCGTGCCGGACTCCGGGTCGCGCTCTGGGCGGGGCGCGAACGTCAGCGACAGCGAACCCTGCAACGACCGCACGCGCGGCAGCGGGGTAAGCCCGTTCACGTTGTCGGTCTCCCGTGCGAAGTCGGCTTGCACGTCGAACCCAGCCCGCGAAAACGCCGCGGTCGCGCGCAGCAGGTCCTGGTCGGCCGCTCCCGATGGGTTGCCGACGCTGCGAAAGAACGTCCCGAGACGGCGCCGTTCCAAGCCGACCCTCAGCGAGGCTGGCTCCTCGCCGACCGGACGCCCTCCGAGCACCTCGTACTCGACGCGAGCCGCGAAGGCACGGTCGCGCCGGGGCTCGCCGGTACCGTCACCGTCGGCATCCCACCGCGTGCGCGCGTACTCGGCGCCGTACTGCAGGCGCTGGTCGACGACCGTTCCCTCCAGGGCCAGGCTCGCAGCGCGTCCCTTCGCGTGGGTCGCCGTGTCCCCGCCGACCCCTTCGCCGAACTGCCCCGGATCGCGTCCGGCGAGCCACGTCGCGGAAAGGACAAGCGCCTCCGGTGCGCTGGCGAGCGGCCGCGCGCGCACCGCGCCGCCGGCGACGCGATCGCCCGGATCGCCCGCGCCCAGCCCGCCCGCAAACCCTGCGATCTCCTGGGTCCGCAACGCGAACGCTGCCGCGAACACGGGATCGTCGGGCTGGCCGTAGCCCGCGGAGACGCCGCGCCGGCGCAGGTCGGAGGCGACCAGCGAGTTCGGCGCGGGCGCATGGTGACCGACCGCGAGCCACCAGCGGCCAGCCTCGCCGCGGAGCAGGAAGTCGCCGAGATCGACGTGGCCGTGCCCCCGCGGCAGCAGCTCCGCCTCCGAGTGGTGCACCAGTTCCGCTTCGCTCGAAAGGCGCCAGCTCCCGTCGGCGATCGTCCCTGTCGCGTGCAGCACACCCTCTGAGCCGGAAGCAGGCCCCGGGTCGTCCGGACCGCCGCTCGCGATGCGGCCGAAGCCGCTCAGCTCCGCTGCCGCGGCCACCTCGGCCTCGCGCAGCCGCGCGGAATGACGCACCTCGAACGTCCAGGAGCCGCGCTCGATCGACTCGCCGCCAGCCGATCGCTCCACCAGCCGCAGTTCGTGAACGCCCCACTCGAGCGGCTCGACCGGCTCGAACGCGAGCAGATCGCGCTCCGCGTCGAACTCAACGACATCGGTCACGTCGAGTGCGTCGAGTTCGAGAATCAGCCGACCGGCCTGCTGCTCGGCGAGCCCCGGCACGCGGATCCGGATCGGATCGCGCGGCCGCCGCACGGCGCCCTCGGGGGCGAGCAGCTCCGGCGCGGCCCCGGGAACGCCGGCTGCGTGCGCCGAGCTGCCCGCGAGCAGAAGACCGCATGCCACGCCGATGACGGGAACGATCCGGACGGCGTGGCGCTGCACGCGTGTCGTCGTTCGGATGGGCATGATCCGCTCCAGGCCGGCAGGACCGCACGGTCCACGCCGTATCCGGTCCTCCGCTCAGAAGCGGATCTTCGCCTTCGTCATTTGGCAGCGGCGCTCGAACGCGACCGGCTTCGACCGCGCGACATGCGTGCGGCCCTTGCCGTCCTTCCAGCTCACGACGAGCCGGGTCTTTCCCTTGACCCATTTTCCCTTCGGCCCGTTCCACGACTGCTCGAGCTTCGAGGATGCCTTGCCCGGGCCTTTCACCGACCACTTGACCTTGCGGCTCTTGCCGATGACCTTGGGCCGCCCCTCCGGCGAAAGGAACTCGAGCCATGTTTCGCCTGAAAGCCGCATCGTGCTCGAAATCGTCGCGTGGAAGATCACCTTTCCTGGGCAGGCCATCGTCGCCCTCGGCTTGTCGACCTTGAAGCTGGTGATCGTGACCGTGTCGTCGTCGATCTTCGGGGCGAGCCCCACGACGGTCGATCGGCCGGGTGCGCAGCGCCGCTGGAACGTCACGGGCTGCGACGTAGCGGTGTATGTCTTGCCGTCCGATCCCTTCCAGCTCAAGACGAGGCGCGTCCGGCCCTGCACGGTCTTGCCGGCCGGACCGGTCCATGGCTGCTCGAACGTCGAGGTTGCCTCTCCGGCCTTGTTCATCGACCAGGGGACCGCCTTGCCCTTGCCCGGCTTGGGGCTATCCGGACCGGCAGGTAGGAACTCGAGCCAGGCTTGGCCGGAAAGCTTCGTCTTGGTCGCGATCGTCGCTTTGAAAGGAACCTTGCCGGGGCAGGTTATCGTGTCGGTCACGCGGTTGACCGTGAAGCCCTTGATCTCGACCGCCCCCGAGCCGGTCAGCTTCGCCTTCGCCGCGGCGGACGGCAGGCACTCGATCTTCAGATCGAACCGCTCGGTCTGGTCGTGGAAATCGGCGAATCCGAGTTTTTCGGACACCGGGTTGCACGTCAGCGTGGCCTTGAGCCGGCCCCCCTCCGGGACCGTGAGCGAAAAACCCTCGGCGAGGAACTGCTCCCGCGGCGTTTCCGGGTCGTTGAACATCCGCCGCGCCAGCTCGTCGTTGCAGGCCTGGATCGGATCGGCGAACTTACCGCTCGCGTCGCCGGTGTAAATCGTCTCGAGGACGATCTCTTGGAAGTCGAGCGGGGTCTTGACCCAGTACGCGCCGTTCTTCGAGTCGAGCAGGGGCGGATGCTCGAGGTCCGTCTGGAGTCCAGGCGCGGAGAAGAAGATCTGATTGAGGTCGTGTTCTTGGAAGCCGGGCTTCTTGTCGTAGCGGCAGTCGGCGTCGATGCGGAACACCAGTTTCCCGGTCGAGACGACCCCGTCGTAGGCGACGCCATTCGTCGAGGCGACCTTGACCGTCAGCGGCTTCGGAGCATGCAAGTCCAGCTCCGTCACCTTGTTGGCCAGCGAGAGCGGCGTCGAGACGACAAGTACGATGAGCAAGGCCGGGGTCGATCGTCTGCGCATGGTCTCCTGTTCTCCTTCGTGGGCGGAGCCCTCCGGTGCGAACAAGGCCGCGCCGCGCTGCCGCGCGCCCTCCCGCCCGGCGGGCCGGCCTTTCCGGCTCAGGTCGGGTCGGGGGAGCTAATCTTACAGGCTTTGTCAGTTTGTCCAGGCACCACGAGCGCCGCTCCGAACCCTTTCCCCCGGCCGCCGGTCGCGAGAGCCCGGCCCTACTTTCGCTTAGCTATCGCCTCGCGCGGTTTTCGCGTCGGCTGGCCCGCGTCGCACGTCGCCGCGCGGACGCGCGGGACCGACGCGCATGCGGCAGCCGTTGCCTCGCGTGCCAGCCGATGGAGCGGCTTTCCCGGGTACGCTGCGCCGCCCAATCGCGTGCGCCGGTCGGGCTTGACATCGGCCCGATCGATACTATTCTACCGATCTAGTCAATCGGTCAGATGGTCGATCGGAGGTAAGGATGGCCGTTCGGCTGACGAGGGAGCAGATCATCGAGGCGGCGCGGCCGCTGTTCGCCCGGCACGGGCTCAAGAAGACGTCGCTGAGCGACATCGCGCGGCGGCTCGGCGTCACCAAGGCGGCGCTCTACTACCACTTCCCCGGGGGCAAGGTGGAGATCGCCGACGCGGCGCTCGCCGAGGAGGAGGCGAAGGTCCTCGAGGCGATGCGCCGGGCCGTCGAGGGGGAGCGCGATCCGCGCCGACAGCTCCGGGCGCTCCTCCTCGCCCGCGTCGCCCACCTCGAGGAGCTGCGGCAGGTGCTCGAGGTCACCGGGGAGGTCGCCGACGAGTTCGCGGAGCTCTACGAGCGCAGCGAGCGCCGCTTCAACCAGGAAGAGCAGGCGATGCTCGAAGCGATCCTCCGCCGCGGCCAGCGCGAGGGGCTGTTCCGCCGCGCCAACGTCCGCCGGCTCGCTCGCGGGCTGCAGACGGCGCTCCGGCGCGTCCACGTCGATCTCGTCTACCACCGCGAGGAGGACGAGGATCCCGAGCGCGCCGCCGACGAGATGCTCGACCTGCTGCTGTACGGCATCGCGGAGCCGGCCTCGCGCGGCCGGGGGAGGCGCGGATGATCCGCCCCGCGCCCGCGCTGACGGCCGCCGTCGCCCTGCTCTCGGCTTCGATGGCCGGAGTCCAGGAGGCCGCGGCCTCCGCACCGGCGGCACGCGCACCGGAAGCTCCCGCGCCGACCGGCGCCGC from Acidobacteriota bacterium includes these protein-coding regions:
- a CDS encoding TetR family transcriptional regulator, with product MAVRLTREQIIEAARPLFARHGLKKTSLSDIARRLGVTKAALYYHFPGGKVEIADAALAEEEAKVLEAMRRAVEGERDPRRQLRALLLARVAHLEELRQVLEVTGEVADEFAELYERSERRFNQEEQAMLEAILRRGQREGLFRRANVRRLARGLQTALRRVHVDLVYHREEDEDPERAADEMLDLLLYGIAEPASRGRGRRG